In Biomphalaria glabrata chromosome 8, xgBioGlab47.1, whole genome shotgun sequence, the genomic window GGggtagccgtaattgtgtaatcagttaaaagaagcttctcgtgcctcaaactaatgaagaattatttgaggtcaacaattctcaaagatagattgaaatttttggtaattcttgctattgagcgggatctatgtaggaaacagaattattatgatatactgtatgactttgctacacgcaaggctcttaaagtaattctgtacatagtaaagaatgaataaaatgcatagacgaatttattttctaatacaaactcttaaatttcacttattgtccgcttccctacccaaacttggccccgcgaaatccgaaTTGGGCctcacaatgcttaagtccgaccctgctatttaatgtttgtaaatttttttacatgtttcggatattccttcagagttgacgatagtttacttcctagtccaaacctcccgcaaaaCGATAGGGAAGGTGGGGGGGAGGAactggcagggtttgacagtccagccggcgccttcgacacggaggtcacggtccagcgcgcagccatccgtagtgagctgtgaaaacgtgttctcccccccccctttttttttttttttctaggtgtgactatccgcagaaataagagagtgatctttcctttacttctcgtttaaactgttgagggaagaagagaattatatatatatatatatatagatagatagataattggtcataatatattcatatacaaatcgcgttattgagaatgtactagatctagaaggaagcaagagcttttcacattaagtaagtgcctctgtaaacgttctgctttctcttatcttttaatggaatggcttgcctgagtcagccaggaaaactaatgatttagcatattttaagtcagagatcaacatgcatgactagattgacacatgaaatgcgtaagacgtaacaatcttattttttgaagaaaagtCTGTAacctataagtaataccaaaaagcttcaaactcattaggctgctattgtattgtttatagttttcagactttatacatgtataaatagaatacattatgtaatcctacgaatgcatacatccagttttcgatgcattatcaaactttatatattttgtagagaattaggcttacacctataatataacacatgggcgtagtcgggaggggagggtcttcaaaccatcacttgcctcagacctcattgtctgaaagggaaactttacttactgccccagtgcagccaacgtaagcaaactacagtttcctaatttcatgagcgtagccaaaaggggtctTGTGGTTTCCTGTCCCaatccaatacaaaaactaaagcattttcccattttctaccagtcgctggactccattgaatagcagaattggtttttgaatttttttagcggaagagtagcaggctaattgcaatgtagatacctcagaatatgcatttttaaagtttaaaataacggaaataatgcttgatTCCGGGGCTTCGCCGCGGACCCCACTGTGGGGAGCTCATagcgctcccccggactccctagctgtTCTTTGGTGGTGTGTACTGTacttccactaattataggaagagagtattctggGGTAGagaaaacgtttgaaagaatgagaTATCAGAATGCAATGAAGAtgaattacacacacacacacacacacacacatatatatatatatatatatatataaattgcggagtgtGGTGAAAATCCccccacaccgaaaatatatgacatgccatttgtgggccggtttatatggtaatgcccgggccgattttgatacccagtccgcccctggctaGATGGACACTGACCTACATGTGGTGCACACTGACAGTACTGCTAGATAAAACCTGGCCTACATGGGGAGCACGCTGACAGTACTGCTAAATGGACACTGACCTACACGTGAGAAGCCACGAACAGAACTAACAGATGAACAGTGACCTTAATGTGGGCACACACAGTACTACTAGGGGGGATAATGACCATTAATTCttgccctaaaaaaaaaaagccgataCGGTGAAAATAACGAAGACAACTAGTTGGGGCATGACATGGCACATTGTACACACGCTGCATCCTGTTGGTCTCAATTTCACACTGTCTCCTGGTTTCAAATTTGACAGCTCGCAAAGAACTATTTAAAAGTAGCTATTTATTTCGATGttatatacatagatagatcTACCTCTCCCCACGCAGACTCAAGGTTTGTTGAGCGGAAAGAAGGAAATGTTCAGCTTTCTGAAggcttttattttcttcataaaGTTCTCCCTTTCATGCAGCGTGACAATAAGTGTAGGCCCTATATGAAAAGTAAAATGCTTAATAATAAGTATTTTATCAACTTATCTTCTTTCGTAtcttataaaaatacagacgttacttcaaaaaagaagttgattACTTCCTACGAGTAATGCATttggtcatgcatattaaccaatgacctaaactccgcaaagtcactggtttttctggctggctcaggcaacccattccatgctctaatagcgctagaagaaggagcatttgtacaagtttgtcctagcatatggaactagaaatgtgcctttatctttgtgtcttacagagtatgttattaaattttgtttttgtatttgaagattatggttcagtgttttatgtataattgctattttacttttgagtcttccaTCCTGAAGGCttactaaatttaattattttactaaatgtgttactTTAGTGACAGTCTAgctaaatgtgaatatttgtttgaatCCGGTGTTTAATCCAAGGGACATAATAATCTACTCTGGTCCTCAAAACTCATTCATGAGTGATCAAATCTAAACTCGAAGacgagaaacagaaacagaggGCTTGCGTTTTTATCTAATGAACACAAATCTTTGTCGAATTCTTccggatcttatcttataaattacggacgttacttcaaaagagaagataattacgtcctacgcgtaacTCTGTTTCAATctatagtcatgcatgttaactgaTGACTTTAACCCTTATAAGTctttggtttttctggctgtaTTCAGGCAACCTGTTCCCTGCTGtaatagcacaagggaagaaaACGCATTTGTTagactttgtcctagcatatgagatAAGATATATCTTTTGAGTTGTGATTGATTATCATGTTACACGGCCACTTCATAACACAAACTGACTTccttaatatttcttttaaatttaatattgtaCAAATTGGTGACTGTGTGCGTGCATTCTATAAGCATTTAATTGATTAAAAAGAGCTAGCTTCTAAAAACCTAAAGCTGCTTCATATCATGCTGGTGTTTTATAAGTCTATGTTCATCTAAATGCATAATTAAGTTATTACATTGATTATTCGCCTTCATTGATTCCTATTATAAACCAGTGCTCATATTATCTAATTAAACTTTTTCTGAATTAACGTTTGTTGTTAAGTACTGTACCTTAGTCAGATCCATTACTTGTTTGgcttaattaatatatatatatataattattaaactGTCAAAGTGCTCGGGCAGACAAgccaaggcaaaaaaaaacaacccgaCATGTGTCCTCATAGATACTACATTTCACCATTTTCATCACTTTGTCTGAATCAGTATTGTACCCTAGTGCTGCTAATGTATGTTAATGTCATGATTGATAATAATGAATAAGTAACCAGCACTAGTAGTCAtggaaaataaatgaaaaattcttATTTACATATCGGACACAAATATCAATTGTAAATTGTATCTCTTTTTTTACTTCTACAAAaatgttagtaaaatgtttgattgacatgtttcggatgttccttcagagttgaagataatttacttcctagtccaaacctcccgcaggacgacgggggatgggaacgggcagggttagaaccagggaccatcgataagtccgaatgacagtccagcatgcaaaTCACATAACCAGGCAGCAGAAAAGATTTGTTGGAACAATGATACAGTGGGATGTTTTAATGTTCTACTCAACATCATTTGGTttgaagttttttattttaagaaattattttttatggtTTCAGTTTAAGGAGGGAGAAGTCATTAAAATCaactaaatatatagttgtttaatatttgtaaaatgttttacatgttacgGTTGTTTAAACCCTGGAACATGGAGACCACAGAACAACATTCCTGAGCATGATCATAAATCCTTTAGTTATTCAGGAAGCTGAAGGCTTTAcactgagggctttgcactgagGGTTTAACACTGAGGGCTTTACACTGAgattttgtgcctcctcatgtgtgAGCCCAAAAtgttcagataaaaaaaattttcaagagaggatatttttaaaaaaaaagatactttgaGACCTATTGATTATTGAGACATAATTTTAAGTTGACCAATGGTCACTATAATTATGAAGAGTATCATGTGGTCAGCAAAATGACCAACTACTTTTACTTTACCTGATAATATAAGTGTCCATTTGAACCAGTTGGACTCAGAGAAAACCTAATATCAGGAAAATAAAATCCTAACCTTCACCAAGAGTCAAACTCATGACCTTTGCTTAAGAAGTGTCAATGGTCTCCTGTGTAGGACAGACACATTTTCATTTCTGCaaactcttttatttttctgaagCATATTTTTAATGAGAGGCCAGATTGTTCAgattaactataaaaaaaaacacttatttttAAGACTAAAGATTTATTATCTACAGAAGAAACTGtacacaaacaaaatgattgGGTTGGACTCATTTATTCTAAAACATAATGACAGTTTAAATTAACAAGGGTGGTTAATCCATAGATAGGAAGGATACATTGTGGTACTTGATTCCCTCCCTTTACTCATCTCCATCAGCGTCATCACTATCTGTGGACTCTTCCTCAGCTTCTTTCAGCCAGTTAATGAAAGGTTGACTCTGTCGGACAGTCACAACATTAATATCAGGTAGaaaataaatctaatataagATATTTTTATTAGGAATAGATACATCCTATTGACACTTTTAGAATGAAGGATATTATTTAATACTAATATCCAAAGTCACTATACACATCTTTACCAGCAGATTATCTCccttatataagaaaaaaatcctttagtaacacaaaaataaacttttctcaaaattaaaattccTTCTGATTGAGACTCATAATTGTAACTGTACAAAAAAATTCATCTTCAAGAAATTATTACTAAGATTCTTATTAGATCCTTTGTGTAAAAAATCTGTTATGTTTGATTTTCAGGACGCCAACCTAGACTGTGATtttaacccattagctccttcGGCAGTCGAAAACATTTTCTCATTTTAGTCCTAAACTGTTGCAAAACATTTCTTAAATTCCCTATTCAATAAActtgctttaaactttttaaaaaagatttcttcTAATCTCATGGCAAGCATGATAACAAATTATTGTGGAGATTatcaattctatttttaataaaatcaggAAGACCTTTAttgcttaaataatttttcaaacgaaCAGACTTATAgccccagtgtataagcccccACTTGGTCAAATAggtatttttaaagcttttttatattctaatggtattaaaagtatatagttttttaaactagacatatcgttctatttttttaagttgtttgtttattagcattagatcttaaatttgattattttttcaaaatagttatttttggggattttttaaaattcgggGCAATCCCTCTTTGCTTAGGACCTGGGAAGGGTTTTTCTTAACCAGAAATAAGAACTATTGGGTTAAATCCAGAGTTACTTTATTTATACTGGTAACACTAAAAAAGAATGTGGAAACAGCACAAAACATATAAATGTTTGAGTCCTTACCAATCGTTTCAAGAATTTATGTTTCTCGGCTTCATTTGAACCGGAGGGAGTTGAATTGAACCACCGGAGGATAGTCACCTCTTTCAAGACGTCAGCATCGTACAAAGAATTCAGAAGATGTGGTAAAGTTGGTTTGAGGTCACTGTGTCGTATGACATAgtcctagacataaataatgCCAAGAACATTTATTTCAACGTTTCCCAATCgtaataaaaatgtaactaaTCTTGTAAAGTCAATCCGAAATTAAAGAAATGAGTAGCACTGGACCAATCTCCATGCCAATTTCAAATGGTTCTAGTTTGTCAAACACATTTCCCAAAATGAGAGCTAACATATTTTAAGCTGATTAAACCCTTGGACTTCAGTCAGTGCAGGCTTCCAGACTAGTGTCAAGTTTGATTTTATCAAGAGTTGGAACTGATGGAAACAAAAACTATCCTTGAAGGTAAAAACTATCTAATGAATTAAATTATCTGTCCCAACTTTGAACTGGTCTTTGAAATCTAAACTAATAATTCAAACTGgtaagcatgaaaaaaaaaaaagacttgactaaaaataatttctgtaCTATACATCATCACCAAACTCAGTAAGTGCAAATTTACTTACACAAACTCCATTTATGGCCACCAACTGTGTCTCCACATTCTTGATATATTTACATAACAAGGCAGAATATCTGTCAGTGTTCTGCAAGGGAGAAATACAAGCCATATTTAAATAAGAgtgaatacaaattaaaaataaaagtattgcaCTGGCCTAAACAAATACGAATGTCCAAGCATAACAATGTTACAATATTTGAATTTCTTctaaaccttaaaaaaaatttgaaccaACTActgttctgattttttttttaaactgagatGAAGTGTTGAAGCTAACACAGGGTCATGTGATACCAAACAGGAAGTGACTTCTCCCAGCATCCCCCTCACTTCTACCAGAAGTTGGCTCTAAAATCAATACAATTCTGGAATGGGGTAAAACTATTTTATCAATGTGCTATGATTCTCCTTCTCTCCTTTTGCTCCTGGGTATCGAGCTACCAAATGCCAAGCACCAAGAGGAATCCTTTCATATCCTGAAGTACATCATTGTCTtagtcaaacatttaaaaatgtagCTTGTACAAAATTAGAATTGAATGCCACACTGAGCACTTTATGTGAGATGTTCATTGTGTTctcttagaaaaataaaattgattttgaaGATGGTAGTGGGGCCTCTAGTCCCCTTGTGATAATCAGATTTATGGaggagatggtagctgtgtaaGTAGGTCACCTTTCTAAATGAGGATAAAATCTTTGCATTAGCCGTCACAGACATTTGATTTTCCTCTGCTGCGAGGTCAAAGAGCACAGCCGGGAGACTGTAGATCACTTCATCAATAGGAACTGTGTAGGCATGCCTGGAGAGAACAAGGaacaattaaaacttttttttaaaaaagggcaTAATCGATGAACACATTTTATGAACAAGCCAAAGTGCtacaataaaataagaaaacttATTACATTCATGATCTTCAATGTTGAGGTGATAATCCTTGACATTGGCCTAATTTCAATCTAGATTTActattttggacaattttcaGATGGACTCAATGTCAAGGACTACTTCTTCCTAGAAATCAACccacaaaagtttttttctctcccatacacacacagacaagttgtctcaaaaatattttttttatgtcctaacttatcttataaaatacagacattacttcaacaaaaaaaagatcattacgTCCCAACATGTTTAAATAGTATgaaattattatcattttgtatttcacaagttttccacattttttttaggaaGCATAAGCCTgagattttaaacataaaacaaaaaggtaAAGATATAAAGAAAGCACTATGTTTTGAGATCAAGGACTTGAATAAAACtaacaaagtttttttcttcttacttTAAAGAATTGATTTCTAATATCAAATTGTCGTCACTGATTCTCTCAGTACTTGCTCTGATGAACGTGTCCAGAAGTTCTTTGTAAAATGCTGCAATCGCAatgttaataaatacatttcaaaaatagtataaaataaaatacaaaatctcAACCAATTTATAATCTAGAACTAGTTAAAGTAAACAGGGACATTTCTACAAACCCATATTTATCTCCATCATGCTTGCGTTAGGATTGAATCCCAAAGAGCTGTCCACCACGTCTTCGGGCTCATCTTCCTCCAGGTTCATAGGGTCACCCTCTTCATCTTTCTCATTGCTCTCCTCTTCATCAGTGCTGCTCTCCTCCTCAGAGGGCCTCTCATCAGACTCTGAGGTGGACACGCCCCAGTAGTCCACTGCAAAGTAATGGACGGTTTAAATGTCACTGAATGGCTAATGTGTCACACTCGTCTTTGGTCACGTCATGTTTGGAACTCACTTATAtgttcaaactatttttttttaaaaaataggaggtgccgtggctgagtggtaaagagcttggtttctgaactggaggtcctgggtttgaatcctggtgtagagtgggatttttaatttcgggatcctatGGGCACCTCTGAATCCAggcagctctaataggtacctaacATCAGTTcagttgggggaaaaaaaaagcagttgatTGTTGtgcggccacatgacaccctctttttTAACAGTGGGCCGccgaaacaggtgacctttacttcatctgcTCCATAGACATCAtggccctaaagatcccgaaattaaaaatcacagctATGTGGGAAAGAGATGTGATAAATGGCCTCGACTGGGTCACATGTCATGACCAAAATGGTGGTGAAAGACGACAGGTTTGTGAGATAAATTAGTATTGAACACCGCTGACCTGCTTCTTCCTCTTCATCCTCACTGTCCACGTGCTGCTGGTAAGGGAAAGCTTTACATTTACTGCCAAACTTTACTGTGTCTGAAAGTAATCAAAACACAAGATTCTATTATAACACccgacacacacaaacattcttTGTTAAGTAGATGACAAGCACACATTCTATGATGACTTCCAGAAGTTACACATATCTCACTGTTAACTGTTAAGAATAacattaatttgtattataaagtaaaatgtGAAGTGTTCTGTGGTTTGTTGTCTTTGTGAAGTCAGCTTGTCATTATTTATTGCCCTCATTGATGTGATTCTTTATCTGCACATGAATCAGTAAGTTAAATGCAGGTGTGTGTAGCTTACACAGAGTTTATGACTTTGTTGACATCATTGTTAGAAAGATTCCTTTCCTAACCTTTCTTACTGaggtgtataaaaaaaaaagcaactagatctacattgtcaaagtaaaaaagtaaacctTTCCTTACAGACTTATCCCTAGTAGATTATGTAAATCTGATCTGTTTCGATGACCAATTGTAATGAAGCCAGAATAATTGCCATTTCTTTCAGGTACCCCTTGGGGAATCAGATCACCATCATGTGCCCCTATTTGACCAATGACCCTTAGGAAGGATATCTTCCGACAGACATGGACCGGTAGTTCTTCACCCCAAGACCTGTCAGAGTTTTCACAATGCCAACAACCATTACTACAATTGGACCTGCTATAAGCATCCAAAGGCCATGCAACTTTGGGGAATTTCTTAATGTTATTGCAGAGTTCGACCAACAAAAAGAACCAGGATATTTctgatttttaatttaacaaaattttaaaatattccatGTCTGATTACTaatttaacaaaattttaaaactttaattaattcTTTATTGATATTATTCAAATTCAAATATTGAGACAGCACAAGGCATGAGCTTTTTATGAGAActttagtagatttagattgCTGAACAAGCTGTAAGTGTGATAAGCTTATTCTAGATGTCTATGAATACAGGCAGTGATGGGGCAAGAGGTTTACGTACATCATGAAATACACTAAAGTGGCGATGCATACAATTACTTTCATTGCATTACTCATGATCTAGTCCACCCTACTGGCATAAGACCTAGCACTacaactttaattttttgttcagATTTCCAGAGGGGTCACAGGCCCCCTGCTTTTAGATGGGGGGGGCTTCCCAGAGCTCCAACGCTAAATGACAAAACTGGCCATCACTAGGCAAGAACGCATTGGTCAACACTGGACAAGAAGAAAATGGTTATCACCGGATCAATGGTTACCTGGTTTTTCTTTCTCACTGCTACTGTTGAGTCTGTCTTCATTAGGTTCACTGTCTTCTCCAAAAGAATGATCTCCTTCATTCCAGTCGTCCTTCTGATGCTCTGACATTAACTGTGTACCACTTTCAATCACAACTTTTGGACCAATGACGACctgaaattgaaaatatttcaagTATATTTCAACAAAATTATGGTTCAAATATTTAGCCTAGTATCTGAGATGTAGAGATTtaacttcaaaacaaaataaattttgttttaggcAAAAGCTTGTATTTTAAGGAGATTTTTATGGCATATTTAGATTTACAAAAAATTGGGTAACTAAGAGCTTAACACCTGGGGTGTACTGTTCCTTATCAAACAAAGCTACAAAACAGATGGACAACAATATAGTTTGATGGTTAGGGCTGGAAGGAATTAAATAGTGTACCCATGGTAGGAAATAAGATTATAGAGTGGTTGAGTATCTGACAGACGATGCAAAGATTATAAATACttgtaaagttcccatttcagaccttgagatctctagggcagatgatgtaaaggtcatctgtttctgtggcccacagttaacaagcgTTTCATGTGGCAACGACAAACCGACTTTACATATGCCTAATGTcggctacccattagagctgggtggactcagaggagcccaaagataccgaaattaaaattttaattttttttacttaaaatttGGGAGGCCTGGTCTAAAATGGCAGACTTGACTAGCAAACAGTTGGCTGCATAAACAGGTGAAGTAGACTTCATTTTAAATGTACACTTTTAAATTATAAGTGTCTACATTATCTTCACTTTACTTAAGAACCTCTTGGCTTCATATAAAGGTCAGCAGGTTTGGTGTATCCAATATATTGAAGccagtttttttatattaaattagaTCTTCCATGAACCTCTTGGGCAAGAAAGTTCAAATAAGAAAAACTTCATATTTATCCAGTCTCATGACTTTATAGAATTTAAAGATTGAAAAGAAAAGCAGAATTGCTCTGCGCATGATATCACATGAACAATGATCAACACTTTGTCAGCaaacagttaattaattaatattattatcttGAATTTTGTGATCAAACCTGTTTTATCATTACATCAATTTCAATATATAGCAATGGTCTAAGATTTCACAGAAGATATTGCTATGGTAACACTAGCAATAGTTAAAATGTCAAAATAACAGTTGAGGATAGCACATGTAGTAAATGTAAGGCAGACTGCAATTCAAGGCTTTCAAGTCAGACATTTATCACTGATATTTGTCTGATAAGCTGTGACTTCTACAATTAGTAGAATTCATAAAAGGCTCATTAAGTTTTCTGATGACATTTTTCGATGGCAATAATTTCAAAGCAGGTTTACCTCCCAGGACAAGACAACTCCTTTCTTGATGGTCACATTACTGAGCACTTTAACATCAGAACACAACAACGCTGTGTCTATATCACAATTGTTCTCAATGACAACATTGTCCCACAGAAAACTGTTCTTTAATTTCACGTTTTCACCTGGAGACCAAGAGAgaaatgagaagaaaaaaaagttatactgTCAGTGAACAGTCAAATGAGTACATGAtggtcaggggcggactgggtgtcaaaattggCCCGGGCATTCCTATACAATCAGGCCCATAATTTGCATATTGTATGATAAGTATCCAATTATAGGCTTACCAACACTCAAAATCCTTTCGGTAGCCCTAATGGCACATTTGGGTACCGGcacaccgggcatttgcccgaatgcccgtATAGCCAGTCTGCCCCTGCTGATGGTACAAGTACATATGATCATTTCATTTGCCGTCAATCCCTGGTCATTTTAACTTTGGTCACTTCTTtcttggtcatttcatccccaattaaatctttttttcttagtCACTGTGTAATTGTGTTGTTAAGGCTTTGcctttaagccctcatttcatctaatatataaatatgcttATTTAgaatacttttaaatatttttgatatgttattatagtgtttatataaagttttatttcttctaataaACGCTGACTTCAATAAATATGCAACACTGGCCAAGAAATTACAAATGATTTACAAAAATAGGAATCAATAAATCATCCTCTGTACCAACTATCAATAGCCTATCTCATTGATTTCAATTAATacgcaaaaacaatgtttacattagctctatatctatagatgttaaagttttatattttttaatgacaataaattctatttttatttaatgtcatTCTTTTTGTCATGtacatgaaaataaatatatgaaataatttcatactttttacaattattacttGATGGattagaggatgaaatgaccaggggatgaaatgactggggaaGTAGTGACCAAAGATGATATGACCGAAGATGAAATGACAAGGAACCTGAATACATGATAGTATAAGTACATGATGAGTCTATGATGATAAAAATATATCTggcaatgtcttcaaatccgaagattaaggatgagttgAGTGTTTCCACATGGCTATGCAAACCCAGTAGCTACCTgcatattttctatttctaatacagacaaagccgttgtctgccGGTGGactatttaagttttgttttacatattctGTGTATGTCTTCAGTAAGGGCTTTTCTGTGGGTCTAAAATGTGTGTCCCCCtggcctttgtgagagcttCATTGTTCTTAAACAAACAAGCTTTTTATggttgttttaaatatatcatGCACCCCAAAATAAAActctatcaattatatagaaattaATTGTCTAAATTAAAGTTGTCTTCAGACAGGTAAAAACAACATAAGGAAATGAAAGAAGAAACCCAGAACCAGTGACACATGGTCCTGTACTGCTGCAGCACCAAAGATTGTTGGCCATGGTCCTGTACTGCTGCAGCACCAAAGATTATTGGCCATGGTCCTGTACTGCAGCAGCACCAAAGTTTGTTGGCCATGGTCCTGTACCAAAGATTGTTGGCCATGGTCCTGTACTGCAGCAGCACCAAAGAT contains:
- the LOC106054711 gene encoding translation initiation factor eIF-2B subunit epsilon-like, which gives rise to MAPKAKNRNEDLEEEFCLQAVVIADSFNVRFGPITYKKPRALLPLVNIPLLDYTLEALAISGVKDVFVFCCHLGDQIREHIRKSKWQEGGSPMTVTPMMLDSCRSMGDVLREMDAKSLIRNDFILITGDIVSNMDLSQIVKEHRERTRGKDKSSVMTMLFKVALPGHRSRCKEDSVHLIEEGETKRLLHFEKCLDQRKVKVPSEILLEHDDIIYRNDLMDCQISICSPIVPSLFTDNFDFLTRENFVKGILENEEITGYKIHISIIQDKYAARVSNLQTYDAISKDIIARWTYPFVPDMCGSSNGERMQYERHNVYCSADVTLARGCDLQQEVVVGRGTSIGQGTVISGCVIGKNCQIGENVKLKNSFLWDNVVIENNCDIDTALLCSDVKVLSNVTIKKGVVLSWEVVIGPKVVIESGTQLMSEHQKDDWNEGDHSFGEDSEPNEDRLNSSSEKEKPDTVKFGSKCKAFPYQQHVDSEDEEEEAVDYWGVSTSESDERPSEEESSTDEEESNEKDEEGDPMNLEEDEPEDVVDSSLGFNPNASMMEINMAFYKELLDTFIRASTERISDDNLILEINSLKHAYTVPIDEVIYSLPAVLFDLAAEENQMSVTANAKILSSFRKNTDRYSALLCKYIKNVETQLVAINGVCDYVIRHSDLKPTLPHLLNSLYDADVLKEVTILRWFNSTPSGSNEAEKHKFLKRLSQPFINWLKEAEEESTDSDDADGDE